One segment of Nocardioides sp. QY071 DNA contains the following:
- a CDS encoding prenyltransferase: protein MSRGTTPEVPLNRLPYVEGVLSAQQVADTAAAIAAMQEPWGAVPWTTGEHVDIWNHVEAAMAMLVGGQVEAAERAYAWIPTMQRADGSWPMKIVGGVADDERGEVNMSAYFAVGLWHHWLVRRDIRFVERYWPSVRAGLDFVVSLQNPFGGIRWTPEDDFCLLTGSSSIYHSLRAGVALADLMDDPQPEWELAGGRLGHAVRTHPDRFADKSTYSMDWYYPVLGGAVRGDAARELLARRWDDFVVPGLGIHCVDTNPWVTGAETCELAMALDVLGDPDSSKRALTLLTDMQHLREDDGRYWTGWVYADPTRPAPADEPRDVHWPHEHTTYTAAAVVLAVDALGETYGHATPGSGIMRGTSLAPHFEEIALECDCSSAPVR, encoded by the coding sequence GTGAGCCGCGGCACCACGCCGGAGGTCCCCCTGAACCGCCTGCCGTACGTCGAGGGTGTGCTGTCGGCCCAGCAGGTGGCCGACACCGCCGCCGCGATCGCGGCGATGCAGGAGCCGTGGGGGGCGGTGCCGTGGACGACCGGTGAGCACGTCGACATCTGGAACCACGTCGAGGCCGCGATGGCGATGCTCGTCGGCGGCCAGGTCGAGGCCGCCGAGCGCGCCTATGCCTGGATCCCCACGATGCAGCGAGCCGACGGCTCCTGGCCGATGAAGATCGTGGGCGGTGTCGCCGACGACGAGCGCGGCGAGGTCAACATGTCCGCGTACTTCGCCGTCGGCCTGTGGCACCACTGGCTGGTGCGCCGCGACATCCGCTTCGTCGAGCGCTACTGGCCCTCGGTGCGCGCCGGCCTCGACTTCGTGGTCTCCCTGCAGAACCCGTTCGGCGGCATCCGCTGGACGCCGGAGGACGACTTCTGCCTGCTCACCGGCAGCTCCTCGATCTACCACTCGCTGCGGGCCGGTGTCGCGCTCGCCGACCTGATGGACGACCCGCAGCCCGAGTGGGAGCTCGCCGGAGGCCGTCTCGGCCACGCCGTGCGCACCCACCCGGACCGGTTCGCCGACAAATCGACGTACTCGATGGACTGGTACTACCCGGTCCTCGGTGGCGCCGTGCGCGGCGACGCGGCCCGCGAGCTGCTCGCCCGGCGCTGGGACGACTTCGTCGTCCCCGGCCTCGGGATCCACTGCGTCGACACCAACCCGTGGGTCACCGGCGCCGAGACCTGCGAGCTGGCCATGGCCCTCGACGTCCTCGGCGACCCGGACTCCAGCAAGCGCGCGCTGACGCTGCTCACTGACATGCAGCACCTGCGCGAGGACGACGGCCGCTACTGGACCGGCTGGGTGTACGCCGACCCGACCCGCCCCGCGCCCGCGGACGAGCCGCGTGACGTGCACTGGCCGCACGAGCACACGACGTACACCGCCGCCGCGGTGGTGCTCGCCGTCGACGCGCTGGGGGAGACCTACGGTCACGCGACCCCGGGCTCGGGGATCATGCGCGGGACGTCACTGGCCCC
- a CDS encoding pyridoxamine 5'-phosphate oxidase family protein, translated as MSSGRDKVKLSDEEVQALLGENLKVQVAANGRDGFPHLTTLFYVVRDGRIAFWTYGRSQKILNLDRDPRVSALVEDGTDYFELRGVSIEGRAEIVRDPEAIFEIGSAVATRMVGADSFESLGEIGMQAVQKQATKRVGVIIHPERVASWDHRKMT; from the coding sequence ATGAGCTCTGGACGCGACAAGGTCAAGCTGAGCGACGAGGAGGTCCAGGCGCTGCTGGGGGAGAACCTCAAGGTGCAGGTCGCGGCCAACGGCCGCGACGGCTTCCCGCACCTGACGACGCTGTTCTACGTCGTGCGCGACGGCAGGATCGCGTTCTGGACCTACGGCCGCAGCCAGAAGATCCTCAACCTCGACCGCGACCCACGGGTGAGCGCGCTCGTCGAGGACGGCACCGACTACTTCGAGCTGCGCGGCGTCTCCATCGAGGGCCGTGCGGAGATCGTGCGCGACCCCGAGGCCATCTTCGAGATCGGCTCGGCCGTCGCGACCCGCATGGTCGGCGCCGACTCGTTCGAGTCGCTGGGGGAGATCGGCATGCAGGCCGTGCAGAAGCAGGCGACCAAGCGGGTGGGCGTGATCATCCACCCCGAGCGGGTCGCGTCCTGGGACCACCGGAAGATGACCTGA
- a CDS encoding NAD(P)/FAD-dependent oxidoreductase, with product MVTRGENTVDCDLVVVGAGPSGLFATYYAGFRGMRVALVDSLPELGGQITAMYPEKAILDVAGFPDVKGRDLVEGLVAQALTAKPEQLLGCTATDLVTDDEGLTLALDDGTAVRAKAMVITAGIGKFSPRPLPAAEGWIGRGVEFFVPAFEPYRDQDVVIVGGGDSAFDWAIHLEPIARSVTLVHRRDAFRAHQRTVDQVLASSVQVVTKAEVAALRDADGGTTGALAEIELVADGATKVLPAQAVVAALGFVADLGPLQLWGLETHRRHVVVDPSMRTSLPRVFAAGDITEYPGKVRLIAVGFGEAATAVNNAAVVIDPTAHVFPGHSSEGS from the coding sequence GTGGTCACCCGAGGAGAGAACACCGTGGACTGCGACCTGGTCGTGGTCGGCGCCGGTCCCAGCGGTCTGTTCGCTACCTACTATGCCGGATTCCGCGGGATGCGGGTGGCACTCGTCGACTCGCTGCCCGAGCTCGGCGGCCAGATCACCGCGATGTACCCGGAGAAGGCGATCCTCGACGTCGCCGGATTCCCGGACGTCAAGGGCCGCGACCTGGTCGAGGGCCTGGTCGCCCAGGCCCTGACCGCGAAGCCCGAGCAGCTGCTCGGCTGCACCGCCACCGACCTGGTCACCGACGACGAGGGCCTCACGCTCGCGCTCGACGACGGCACCGCCGTACGCGCGAAGGCGATGGTCATCACCGCCGGCATCGGCAAGTTCAGCCCCCGCCCGCTCCCGGCCGCCGAGGGCTGGATCGGCCGCGGCGTCGAGTTCTTCGTGCCCGCCTTCGAGCCCTACCGCGACCAGGACGTCGTCATCGTCGGCGGCGGCGACAGCGCGTTCGACTGGGCGATCCACCTCGAGCCGATCGCCCGCTCGGTCACCCTCGTCCACCGCCGCGACGCCTTCCGAGCCCACCAGCGCACCGTCGACCAGGTCCTCGCGTCCTCGGTCCAGGTCGTCACCAAGGCCGAGGTGGCCGCGCTACGCGACGCCGACGGCGGTACGACGGGCGCGCTGGCCGAGATCGAGCTGGTCGCCGACGGCGCCACCAAGGTGCTGCCCGCCCAGGCCGTGGTCGCGGCGCTCGGCTTCGTCGCCGACCTCGGCCCGCTCCAGCTGTGGGGCCTGGAGACCCACCGGCGCCACGTGGTCGTCGACCCCTCGATGCGCACCTCGCTGCCGCGCGTCTTCGCGGCCGGCGACATCACCGAGTACCCCGGCAAGGTCCGGCTGATCGCCGTCGGGTTCGGCGAGGCCGCGACCGCCGTCAACAACGCGGCGGTCGTGATCGACCCGACCGCCCACGTGTTCCCCGGCCACTCCTCGGAAGGAAGCTAG
- a CDS encoding ferredoxin, whose amino-acid sequence MKIKVDFDLCESNGLCEAMAPEVFELDDDDFLQLHTEQTTDENIENVKRAVAACPRAAITLVEDDA is encoded by the coding sequence ATGAAGATCAAGGTCGACTTCGACCTGTGCGAGTCCAACGGCCTGTGCGAGGCGATGGCTCCCGAGGTGTTCGAGCTGGACGACGACGACTTCCTCCAGCTGCACACCGAGCAGACCACCGACGAGAACATCGAGAACGTCAAGCGCGCCGTCGCGGCCTGCCCGCGCGCCGCCATCACCCTCGTGGAGGACGACGCGTGA
- a CDS encoding class I SAM-dependent methyltransferase has translation MLTVDFDRLGLQAGDRVLDMGAGAGRHSFEMYRRGADVIAFDLDAEELENVRNLFVAMKQAGEVPAGAEADVKQGDALALPFADGEFDRIVCSEVLEHIHDDVAAIRELIRVLRPGGTLAVTVPRWLPEVINWRLSADYHNAEGGHIRIYTDHELVDKVTKGGRLNDGTPGDAMVFEGKSYTHGLHAPYWWIKCAVGVENDDHPLAKAYHKLLVWEIMKQPKALQVAGKVLDPMIGKSMVLYFRKPEAA, from the coding sequence ATGCTGACCGTTGACTTCGACCGCCTGGGCCTGCAGGCCGGTGACCGCGTCCTCGACATGGGCGCCGGTGCCGGCCGCCACAGCTTCGAGATGTACCGCCGCGGCGCGGACGTGATCGCGTTCGACCTCGACGCCGAGGAGCTCGAGAACGTCCGCAACCTGTTCGTCGCGATGAAGCAGGCCGGCGAGGTGCCCGCGGGCGCCGAGGCCGACGTCAAGCAGGGCGACGCGCTGGCGCTGCCCTTCGCCGACGGCGAGTTCGACCGGATCGTGTGCTCCGAGGTGCTCGAGCACATCCACGACGACGTCGCCGCGATCCGCGAGCTGATCCGGGTGCTGCGCCCCGGCGGCACCCTCGCGGTGACCGTGCCCCGCTGGCTGCCGGAGGTGATCAACTGGCGCCTGTCGGCCGACTACCACAACGCCGAGGGCGGTCACATCCGGATCTACACCGACCACGAGCTGGTCGACAAGGTCACCAAGGGTGGCCGCCTCAACGACGGCACTCCCGGCGACGCCATGGTGTTCGAGGGCAAGAGCTACACGCACGGCCTGCACGCGCCGTACTGGTGGATCAAGTGTGCCGTCGGCGTCGAGAACGACGACCACCCGCTCGCCAAGGCGTACCACAAGCTGCTGGTGTGGGAGATCATGAAGCAGCCCAAGGCGCTCCAGGTCGCCGGCAAGGTGCTCGACCCGATGATCGGCAAGAGCATGGTGCTGTACTTCCGCAAGCCGGAGGCGGCGTGA
- a CDS encoding 3-oxoacyl-ACP reductase, giving the protein MSSSTASTSLDGKVAVVTGAGAGLGRAEAVALARAGARVVINDLPGAGDEAAEEIRAFGGEALVVPGDVSRRETADAMMTAAVEQLGGLDIVVNNAGMTRDKMLFNLGDDEWDAVIAVHLRGHFLLSRNAAAYWRGKAKESESGTVYGSIVNTASEAFLGGSPGQANYAAAKAGIAALTLSSARGLSRIGVRANAICPRARTAMTAEVFGEDRSGKAVDPYSPEHVAPVVAYLASPAAERITGQVMVVYGGMVAVVAAPVVEERFDASGDLWTADDLDKQLGGFFAGRDPHVGFAADSIMKLTV; this is encoded by the coding sequence GTGAGCAGCAGCACCGCCAGCACCAGCCTCGACGGCAAGGTCGCCGTCGTCACCGGTGCCGGCGCCGGTCTCGGCCGCGCCGAGGCGGTCGCCCTGGCCCGCGCCGGCGCCCGGGTCGTCATCAACGACCTGCCTGGCGCCGGTGACGAGGCCGCGGAGGAGATCCGCGCCTTCGGCGGCGAGGCGCTCGTCGTACCCGGTGACGTGAGCCGGCGCGAGACGGCCGACGCGATGATGACGGCCGCCGTCGAGCAGCTCGGCGGACTCGACATCGTGGTCAACAACGCCGGGATGACCCGCGACAAGATGCTCTTCAACCTGGGCGACGACGAGTGGGACGCGGTCATCGCGGTCCACCTGCGCGGCCACTTCCTCCTCTCGCGCAACGCGGCGGCCTACTGGCGCGGCAAGGCCAAGGAGAGCGAGTCCGGCACCGTCTACGGCAGCATCGTCAACACCGCTTCCGAGGCCTTCCTCGGCGGCTCCCCGGGCCAGGCCAACTACGCCGCCGCGAAGGCCGGCATCGCCGCGCTGACCCTGTCCAGCGCCCGCGGCCTGTCCCGCATCGGCGTGCGCGCCAACGCGATCTGCCCGCGCGCCCGCACCGCGATGACCGCCGAGGTCTTCGGCGAGGACCGGTCCGGCAAGGCCGTCGACCCGTACTCGCCCGAGCACGTCGCGCCCGTCGTCGCCTACCTCGCCTCGCCGGCCGCCGAGCGGATCACCGGCCAGGTCATGGTCGTGTACGGCGGCATGGTGGCGGTCGTCGCGGCGCCGGTCGTCGAGGAGCGCTTCGACGCCTCCGGCGACCTGTGGACCGCCGACGACCTCGACAAGCAGCTGGGCGGCTTCTTCGCCGGCCGCGACCCGCACGTCGGCTTCGCCGCCGACTCGATCATGAAGCTGACGGTGTGA
- a CDS encoding glucose 1-dehydrogenase produces MGRLEDKVAIVTGGAMGQGAEIARAYVAEGAQVVIADVAKEQGQALADELGDAAHFVHHDVSDAASWASLVEDANARFGPVDVLANNAGILRFGDIERMPAEEVELLWRVNQLGVFLGMQAVSRTMRKNGGGSIINASSVEGLAGMPSCTAYAATKWAIRGMTKCAAMELGPKGIRVNSVHPGMIDTPMTRVHGGDAAMEYGASKVPLRRVGTPEDIAPVYVFLASDESSYINGAEIAVDGGVTSTHAFGA; encoded by the coding sequence ATGGGGCGCTTGGAGGACAAGGTCGCGATCGTCACCGGCGGCGCGATGGGCCAGGGTGCCGAGATCGCCCGGGCGTACGTCGCCGAGGGCGCGCAGGTGGTCATCGCCGACGTCGCCAAGGAGCAGGGCCAGGCGCTGGCCGACGAGCTGGGGGATGCTGCCCACTTCGTGCACCACGACGTCAGCGACGCCGCGTCCTGGGCGAGCCTGGTCGAGGACGCCAACGCCCGCTTCGGGCCGGTCGACGTGCTGGCCAACAACGCCGGCATCCTGCGCTTCGGCGACATCGAGCGGATGCCCGCAGAGGAGGTCGAGCTGCTCTGGCGGGTCAACCAGCTCGGCGTCTTCCTCGGCATGCAGGCGGTCAGCCGGACGATGCGCAAGAACGGCGGCGGTTCGATCATCAACGCCTCGTCGGTCGAGGGCCTGGCCGGCATGCCGTCGTGCACGGCGTACGCCGCCACCAAGTGGGCGATCCGGGGCATGACCAAGTGCGCGGCGATGGAGCTCGGCCCCAAGGGGATCCGGGTCAACTCGGTGCACCCCGGGATGATCGACACCCCGATGACGCGGGTGCACGGCGGCGACGCCGCGATGGAGTACGGCGCCAGCAAGGTGCCGCTGCGCCGGGTCGGCACGCCCGAGGACATCGCCCCGGTCTACGTCTTCCTCGCGAGCGACGAGTCGTCGTACATCAACGGTGCCGAGATCGCGGTCGACGGCGGCGTGACGAGCACGCACGCCTTCGGTGCCTGA
- a CDS encoding TetR family transcriptional regulator gives MSIANPTTSDDLGSAAQRERRKRILDATYELAKSGGFDAVQMRAVAEQADVALGTLYRYFPSKIHLLVSALGRQFEDASARLNEREIPGDTQAERVLYVLKRMARGMQGDPKLTEALTRAFMFADSSVTNEIHVVGMAMTSIVTHAMHGGVPVEGALTDEDVAIARVIGDVWLSALVAWVTGRSTAAETATHMEKAVHLILRD, from the coding sequence GTGAGCATCGCGAACCCGACCACGTCCGACGATCTCGGATCGGCCGCGCAGCGGGAGCGCCGCAAGCGAATCCTCGACGCGACCTACGAGCTGGCCAAGTCGGGCGGATTCGACGCCGTGCAGATGCGCGCCGTGGCCGAGCAGGCCGACGTGGCGCTCGGCACGCTCTACCGCTACTTCCCGTCCAAGATCCACCTGCTGGTCTCCGCCCTGGGCCGCCAGTTCGAGGACGCCTCGGCGCGACTCAACGAGCGCGAGATCCCCGGCGACACCCAGGCCGAGCGCGTGCTCTACGTGCTCAAGCGGATGGCCCGCGGCATGCAGGGCGACCCCAAGCTCACCGAGGCGCTGACCCGCGCCTTCATGTTCGCCGACAGCAGTGTGACCAACGAGATCCACGTCGTCGGCATGGCGATGACCTCGATCGTGACCCACGCGATGCACGGCGGCGTGCCCGTCGAGGGAGCCCTCACCGACGAGGACGTCGCCATCGCGCGGGTCATCGGCGACGTGTGGCTCTCCGCCCTGGTGGCGTGGGTGACCGGCCGCTCCACGGCCGCGGAGACCGCGACGCACATGGAGAAGGCCGTTCACCTCATCCTCCGCGACTGA
- a CDS encoding glycosyltransferase family 4 protein, with the protein MRIAMLSYRSKPHVGGQGIYIRRLTRELVALGHTVEVFSGQPYPELDEGVTLTKVPSLDLYRPGDEFRNPRPSEFRDLVDVEEWLTMRSGAFPEPLTFSRRVVKLLKARRGDFDIVFDNQTLATPLLGIEDPAGVGLPLATTIHHPITMDRRIELASAVWAKRKHGSRWRLELPKIGVWRWYSFLNQQKRTAPRLRRVIVPSESSKRDVVREFRVDPARIDTILLGVDDRFAPPTEPRVPGRILAMASADAPLKGISILLEAFAKLVVERDLELVLVTKPKEGGVTEKLIDKLGIAGRVSFANGLTDDELVALMGSAELACVPSLYEGFSLPTAELMACETPLVVSRAGAIPEVVGPDGLCADVVEPGDVGQLTTALAALLDDPARRAEMGAAGRRRVKELFSWSAVAASTAAVLEDVIAEYEAEKKA; encoded by the coding sequence ATGCGAATCGCGATGCTGTCCTACCGCAGCAAGCCCCATGTGGGCGGCCAGGGGATCTACATCCGCCGGCTCACCCGAGAGCTGGTCGCGCTCGGCCACACGGTCGAGGTGTTCTCCGGCCAGCCCTACCCCGAGCTCGACGAGGGCGTGACCCTCACCAAGGTCCCCAGCCTCGACCTGTACCGGCCCGGCGACGAGTTCCGCAACCCGCGGCCGAGCGAGTTCCGCGACCTGGTCGACGTCGAGGAGTGGCTGACCATGCGCAGCGGCGCGTTCCCCGAGCCGCTGACCTTCAGCAGGCGCGTGGTCAAGCTGCTCAAGGCCCGTCGCGGCGACTTCGACATCGTCTTCGACAACCAGACGCTGGCCACTCCGCTGCTCGGAATCGAGGACCCCGCGGGCGTCGGCCTGCCGCTGGCGACCACGATCCACCACCCGATCACCATGGACCGCCGCATCGAGCTCGCCTCCGCGGTCTGGGCCAAGCGCAAGCACGGCTCGCGGTGGCGCCTCGAGCTGCCCAAGATCGGCGTGTGGCGCTGGTACTCCTTCCTGAACCAGCAGAAGCGCACCGCGCCGCGCCTGCGTCGCGTGATCGTGCCCTCCGAGTCGTCCAAGCGCGACGTCGTGCGCGAGTTCCGGGTCGACCCGGCGCGGATCGACACGATCCTGCTGGGCGTCGACGACCGGTTCGCCCCGCCGACCGAGCCCCGCGTCCCCGGCCGCATCCTCGCGATGGCCAGCGCCGACGCCCCGCTCAAGGGCATCTCGATCCTGCTCGAGGCGTTCGCCAAGCTCGTCGTCGAGCGCGACCTCGAGCTGGTGCTGGTCACCAAGCCCAAGGAGGGCGGCGTGACCGAGAAGCTCATCGACAAGCTCGGCATCGCCGGCCGCGTCTCGTTCGCCAACGGGCTCACCGACGACGAGCTCGTCGCGCTCATGGGCTCGGCCGAGCTGGCCTGCGTGCCCTCGCTCTACGAGGGCTTCTCGCTGCCGACCGCCGAGCTGATGGCGTGCGAGACGCCGCTGGTCGTCTCCAGGGCCGGAGCCATCCCCGAGGTCGTCGGACCCGACGGCCTGTGCGCCGACGTCGTCGAGCCCGGCGACGTCGGTCAGCTGACCACTGCGCTGGCCGCGCTCCTCGACGACCCCGCCCGTCGGGCCGAGATGGGCGCCGCGGGCCGCCGTCGGGTCAAGGAGCTGTTCAGCTGGAGTGCCGTCGCGGCGAGCACTGCCGCCGTACTCGAAGACGTGATCGCCGAATACGAGGCCGAGAAGAAGGCCTGA
- a CDS encoding MlaD family protein has protein sequence MTRGVRIRLMAFVVLSAVGITYIAASYLGIIDRITGRGITVTASLPGSGGLFEGSEVTYRGVKIGRVAKMDTTEKGVDLTLDLEENTRLPLDSRLFVHNLSAVGEQYLDFQPPDEKGPYAEDGSTFAGDDQSLPVDEGDLLVDLSRFVDSVDKDSLEKVVKELGTMFTDTGDDLQELLDGGSAFIAEANAHTDETIQLLDSGLAVLKTQQGQKENIRRFADDLNTLTTALRGSDGNLRTVLSATPGAARALTRLLKELSPTVPVLLGDLVTVDQVLVTELDGIEQLLVTYPVLISGGPTGSTADGWGHVNLQFDYSVPPCTQGYVPPSEWRSTQDLTDKKPADVSCTAGAPYSMRGSKYAPAYRKNRASPGRVYSGTYDPSTGQVPGLVDNQGTPVELRQPEDLSVLGGDAWKWLLVGPVASK, from the coding sequence ATGACCAGGGGCGTCCGGATCCGGCTGATGGCGTTCGTCGTCCTCAGCGCCGTCGGCATCACCTACATCGCCGCCAGCTATCTCGGCATCATCGACCGGATCACCGGCCGGGGGATCACCGTCACCGCCAGCCTGCCCGGCTCCGGCGGCCTGTTCGAGGGCAGCGAGGTGACCTACCGCGGTGTGAAGATCGGGCGCGTCGCGAAGATGGACACCACCGAGAAGGGGGTCGACCTGACCCTCGACCTGGAGGAGAACACCCGGCTGCCGCTGGACTCGCGGCTGTTCGTGCACAACCTCTCGGCCGTCGGCGAGCAGTACCTCGACTTCCAGCCGCCCGACGAGAAGGGCCCGTACGCCGAGGACGGCTCGACCTTCGCCGGCGACGACCAGTCACTGCCCGTCGACGAGGGCGACCTGCTCGTCGACCTCAGCCGCTTCGTCGACTCCGTCGACAAGGACAGCCTCGAGAAGGTCGTCAAGGAGCTCGGCACCATGTTCACCGACACCGGTGACGACCTGCAGGAGCTGCTCGACGGCGGCTCGGCGTTCATCGCCGAGGCCAACGCCCACACCGACGAGACGATCCAGCTGCTTGACAGCGGCCTCGCGGTGCTGAAGACGCAGCAGGGCCAGAAGGAGAACATCCGCCGGTTCGCCGACGACCTCAACACGCTCACCACGGCGCTACGCGGCAGCGACGGCAACCTACGCACGGTGCTGAGCGCGACCCCCGGCGCCGCCAGGGCGCTGACCCGGCTGCTCAAGGAGCTCTCGCCGACCGTGCCGGTGCTCCTCGGCGACCTGGTCACCGTCGACCAGGTGCTGGTCACCGAGCTCGACGGCATCGAGCAGCTGCTCGTCACCTACCCCGTGCTCATCTCCGGCGGCCCGACCGGAAGCACCGCGGACGGCTGGGGTCACGTCAACCTGCAGTTCGACTACAGCGTGCCGCCGTGCACCCAGGGCTACGTCCCGCCGTCCGAGTGGCGCTCGACCCAGGACCTGACCGACAAGAAGCCTGCCGACGTCAGCTGCACCGCAGGGGCGCCGTACTCGATGCGCGGCAGCAAGTACGCACCGGCGTACCGCAAGAACCGGGCCTCGCCCGGTCGCGTCTACAGTGGCACCTACGACCCGTCCACCGGTCAGGTGCCCGGGCTGGTCGACAACCAGGGGACTCCGGTCGAGCTGCGGCAGCCGGAGGACCTTTCCGTCCTGGGAGGGGATGCGTGGAAGTGGCTGTTGGTCGGTCCGGTGGCGAGCAAGTGA
- a CDS encoding MCE family protein: protein MNGTLRRVLALLLGTALLTGCSSFDGAYDLPLPGHPVDADDAFEVTAYFHDVLNVVPRSPVMVDDVVVGEVTQVERSGWNAKVTLRVRKDVELPDNSIADIRQVSLLGEKYVSLQAPQQEAPSGRLGQGDEIALAKTGRNPEVEEVLGALSFLLSGGGVAQLGTITKEANLVMSGREDRLRALLSSLDSVVGTIDQQKLDIISALESLNNLTSTLNAEKKTIGDALDAVGPAVDVLAAQHDELIAMLGSLDNLGKVGTRVINASKEDVLKILADLSPILRRLTEADEQLAPGLNLLVSFPFPQAANNIVQGDYADTIIRADLNLENLYKTLGLPEVELPDLGEVLDSVSKCLKSGSLTSVSCLKVLSDVNLLQDLQTKCQDPKISGSPVCKLLTSLPNLDLGGLLTGSNGVLGPDGLLGGLLKGLTGAQRSSYQTSPENLLGGGLA from the coding sequence GTGAACGGCACCCTCCGCCGCGTCCTCGCGCTGCTGCTCGGCACCGCCCTGCTCACCGGCTGCAGCAGCTTCGACGGCGCCTACGACCTGCCGCTGCCCGGTCACCCGGTCGACGCCGACGACGCGTTCGAGGTCACGGCGTACTTCCACGACGTGCTCAACGTGGTCCCGCGCTCGCCCGTCATGGTCGACGACGTGGTCGTCGGCGAGGTGACCCAGGTCGAGCGGTCCGGCTGGAACGCCAAGGTCACCCTGCGGGTGCGCAAGGACGTCGAGCTGCCGGACAACTCGATCGCCGACATCCGCCAGGTCTCGCTGCTCGGCGAGAAGTACGTCTCGCTGCAGGCACCCCAGCAGGAGGCGCCGAGCGGGCGCCTCGGCCAGGGCGACGAGATCGCCCTGGCCAAGACCGGCCGCAACCCGGAGGTCGAGGAGGTGCTCGGCGCGCTGTCCTTCCTGCTCAGCGGTGGCGGCGTCGCGCAGCTCGGCACGATCACCAAGGAGGCCAACCTGGTCATGTCCGGGCGCGAGGACCGCCTGCGGGCCCTGCTGTCCTCGCTGGACTCGGTGGTCGGGACCATCGACCAGCAGAAGCTCGACATCATCTCGGCGCTCGAGTCGCTCAACAACCTCACCTCGACGCTGAACGCCGAGAAGAAGACGATCGGCGACGCGCTCGACGCCGTCGGGCCCGCCGTCGACGTGCTGGCCGCCCAGCACGACGAGCTGATCGCGATGCTCGGCTCGCTCGACAACCTCGGCAAGGTCGGCACCCGCGTGATCAACGCCAGCAAGGAGGACGTGCTCAAGATCCTCGCCGACCTCAGCCCGATCCTGCGCCGGCTCACCGAGGCCGACGAGCAGCTTGCGCCCGGCCTCAACCTGCTGGTCAGCTTCCCGTTCCCGCAGGCGGCCAACAACATCGTCCAGGGTGACTACGCCGACACGATCATCCGCGCCGACCTCAACCTCGAGAACCTCTACAAGACGCTCGGCCTGCCCGAGGTCGAGCTGCCCGACCTCGGCGAGGTCCTCGACTCGGTCAGCAAGTGCCTCAAGAGCGGCAGCCTGACCAGCGTGTCCTGCCTCAAGGTGCTCAGCGACGTCAACCTGCTCCAGGACCTGCAGACCAAGTGCCAGGACCCGAAGATCAGCGGCAGCCCCGTCTGCAAGCTGCTGACCTCGCTGCCGAACCTCGACCTGGGCGGGTTGCTCACCGGCTCCAACGGAGTCCTCGGCCCCGACGGCCTGCTCGGCGGACTGCTCAAGGGTCTCACCGGAGCCCAACGGTCGTCGTACCAGACCTCGCCGGAGAACCTGCTGGGCGGGGGACTGGCATGA